The proteins below come from a single Saccharopolyspora sp. SCSIO 74807 genomic window:
- the rplF gene encoding 50S ribosomal protein L6, which yields MSRIGKLPVTVPSGVEVTIDGQAVTVQGPKGTLSQQIAEPITVAQDDDGSVLVNRPDDERENRSLHGLSRSLVNNMVLGVSQGFQKDLEIHGVGYRVQLKGANLEFALGYSHPIVIEPPQGIEFAIDGPSKLTVKGIDKQLVGEVAARIRKLRRPDPYKGKGVRYAGEAIRRKVGKTGK from the coding sequence ATGTCGCGTATCGGGAAACTTCCGGTCACCGTGCCCTCCGGTGTCGAGGTCACCATCGACGGGCAGGCGGTGACGGTCCAGGGGCCGAAGGGCACCCTGTCGCAGCAGATCGCCGAGCCGATCACCGTCGCGCAGGACGACGACGGGTCGGTCCTGGTCAACCGGCCGGACGACGAGCGGGAGAACCGCTCGCTGCACGGCCTGTCGCGCAGCCTGGTCAACAACATGGTGCTGGGCGTCAGCCAGGGCTTCCAGAAGGACCTGGAGATCCACGGCGTGGGTTACCGGGTGCAGCTCAAGGGCGCGAACCTGGAGTTCGCGCTGGGCTACAGCCACCCCATCGTGATCGAGCCGCCGCAGGGCATCGAGTTCGCCATCGACGGTCCCTCGAAGCTGACGGTCAAGGGCATCGACAAGCAGTTGGTGGGCGAGGTCGCCGCCAGGATCCGCAAGCTGCGCCGTCCGGACCCGTACAAGGGCAAGGGTGTGCGCTACGCGGGCGAAGCCATCCGCCGCAAGGTCGGGAAGACGGGTAAGTGA
- the rplR gene encoding 50S ribosomal protein L18 → MSETTTATKRKPVGQSISTVRRNARDKRHFRLRKKISGTPARPRLAVTRSTRHIVAQVIDDVAGHTLASASTKEAGLQGIEGDKKAKATKVGELVAARAKDAGVEKVVFDRGGNAYHGRVAALADAARDGGLEF, encoded by the coding sequence ATGAGCGAGACAACTACTGCTACGAAGCGCAAGCCCGTGGGTCAGAGCATCTCGACCGTGCGTCGGAACGCCCGGGACAAGCGCCACTTCCGGCTGCGCAAGAAGATCAGCGGCACGCCCGCGCGCCCGCGCCTGGCCGTGACCCGCTCCACGCGGCACATCGTCGCGCAGGTCATCGACGACGTCGCCGGCCACACGCTGGCTTCGGCTTCCACCAAGGAAGCCGGCCTGCAGGGCATCGAGGGCGACAAGAAGGCCAAGGCGACCAAGGTCGGCGAGCTCGTCGCGGCCCGGGCCAAGGACGCCGGTGTCGAGAAGGTCGTGTTCGACCGGGGCGGCAACGCCTACCACGGCCGGGTGGCCGCGCTGGCGGACGCCGCTCGCGACGGCGGGCTGGAGTTCTGA
- the rpsE gene encoding 30S ribosomal protein S5, which produces MPGRTRRDGGSESGGKDRKDRRDGGRGGAAQDKSMQFERVVTINRVAKVVKGGRRFSFTALVVVGDTDGMVGVGYGKAKEVPAAIAKGVEEAKKNFFRVPRLGGTITHPVQGEDAAGVVMLRPASAGTGVIAGGPVRAVLEGAGVHDVLSKSLGSDNPINIVHATVAALKALQRPEEVAARRGLPLEDVAPASVLRARAGQGV; this is translated from the coding sequence ATGCCTGGACGCACTCGGCGTGACGGCGGTTCGGAGTCCGGCGGCAAAGACCGCAAGGACCGCCGCGACGGTGGCCGTGGCGGGGCGGCCCAAGACAAGAGCATGCAGTTCGAGCGCGTCGTGACGATCAACCGCGTCGCGAAGGTCGTCAAGGGCGGCCGGCGGTTCAGCTTCACCGCGCTCGTGGTCGTCGGCGACACCGACGGAATGGTCGGTGTCGGCTACGGCAAGGCCAAGGAGGTGCCCGCGGCGATCGCCAAGGGCGTCGAGGAGGCGAAGAAGAACTTCTTCCGCGTCCCGCGCCTGGGCGGCACCATCACCCACCCCGTGCAGGGTGAGGACGCCGCAGGCGTGGTCATGCTGCGGCCTGCCAGCGCCGGTACCGGTGTCATCGCCGGTGGCCCGGTGCGCGCGGTGCTGGAAGGCGCAGGCGTGCACGACGTGCTGAGCAAGTCGCTGGGCAGCGACAACCCGATCAACATCGTGCACGCCACGGTGGCGGCGCTGAAGGCCCTGCAGCGTCCGGAGGAGGTCGCGGCCCGCCGCGGCCTGCCGCTGGAAGACGTGGCCCCGGCGTCCGTGCTGCGGGCGCGCGCCGGTCAGGGGGTGTGA
- the rpmD gene encoding 50S ribosomal protein L30: MSQLKITQVRGLVGTRRNQRESMRSLGLRKIRQSVVRPDDPNTRGLVKAVHHLVTVEEVD; encoded by the coding sequence ATGTCGCAGCTGAAGATCACCCAGGTTCGCGGTCTGGTCGGCACCAGGCGCAACCAGCGCGAGAGCATGCGCTCCCTCGGCCTGCGCAAGATCCGGCAGTCCGTGGTGCGCCCGGACGACCCGAACACGCGTGGTCTGGTCAAGGCCGTGCACCACTTGGTCACGGTTGAGGAGGTCGACTGA
- the rplO gene encoding 50S ribosomal protein L15, with product MVIKIHDLRPAPGSNRDRIRVGRGEGSKGKTAGRGTKGTKARKNVSPRFEGGQMPLQMRLPKLRGFKNRNRVEYQGVNIGRIAAAFPNGGTVGIDELISAGLANKGELVKVLGGGELEGVKVDVTAHAFTGSAQEKITAVGGSATKLER from the coding sequence ATGGTCATCAAGATTCACGATCTGCGGCCTGCTCCGGGCTCGAACCGGGACCGCATCCGGGTCGGTCGCGGTGAGGGCTCGAAGGGCAAGACCGCCGGTCGCGGCACCAAGGGCACCAAGGCCCGGAAGAACGTCTCCCCGCGCTTCGAGGGCGGGCAGATGCCGCTGCAGATGCGGCTGCCGAAGCTGCGCGGTTTCAAGAACCGCAACCGCGTGGAGTACCAAGGCGTCAACATCGGCCGGATCGCCGCGGCCTTCCCGAACGGGGGCACCGTCGGCATCGACGAGCTGATCTCCGCTGGGCTGGCCAACAAGGGCGAGCTGGTGAAGGTGCTGGGCGGCGGCGAGCTGGAGGGCGTCAAGGTGGATGTCACCGCGCACGCCTTCACCGGCAGCGCCCAGGAGAAGATCACCGCCGTGGGCGGTTCGGCGACGAAGCTGGAGCGCTGA
- the secY gene encoding preprotein translocase subunit SecY, protein MLGAFRSALATPDLRRKILFTLGMVVLYRLGATIPSPGVSYPNVQTCYQELQGSQSVFSLLNLFSGGALLQLSVLSLGIMPYITASIIVQLLQVVIPRFEQLKKEGQSGQAKLTQYTRYLAIALAVLQGTGIVALAERGQLFPNCSADVIPDSSVLNLISIVVVMTAGAALLMWMGELITERGIGNGMSLLIFTSIAARIPAEGGKILQTHGGLVFGVVCAFAVVIIGTVVFIEQAQRRIPVQYAKRMIGRRMYGGTSTYLPLKVNQAGVIPVIFGSSLLYLPQLLGQLAGNQNSWWAQFIQTYIVDPSSWVHILLYMAMIIFFAYFYVSITFNPEERADEMKKFGGFIPGIRPGRPTAEYLSFVLSRITLPGSLYLGIIAILPNFFLGLTGQGGNQNFPFGGTAVLIMVNVGLDTVKQIESQLTQRNYEGFLR, encoded by the coding sequence GTGCTCGGCGCCTTCCGCTCGGCTCTGGCGACGCCGGACCTGCGCCGCAAGATCCTGTTCACCCTGGGCATGGTCGTGCTCTACCGGCTCGGCGCCACGATTCCCTCTCCCGGGGTTTCGTACCCGAACGTCCAGACGTGCTACCAGGAGTTGCAGGGCAGTCAAAGCGTTTTCTCGCTGCTGAACCTCTTCAGCGGCGGCGCGCTCCTGCAGTTGTCGGTGTTGTCGCTGGGCATCATGCCCTACATCACCGCGAGCATCATCGTGCAGCTGCTGCAGGTGGTCATCCCGCGCTTCGAGCAGCTGAAGAAGGAAGGCCAGTCCGGCCAGGCGAAGCTGACGCAGTACACCCGATACCTCGCGATCGCGCTGGCGGTGCTGCAGGGCACGGGCATCGTCGCGCTCGCCGAGCGGGGCCAGCTGTTCCCGAACTGCAGCGCGGACGTCATCCCGGACAGCTCGGTGCTGAACCTGATCTCCATCGTGGTCGTGATGACCGCGGGTGCGGCGCTGCTGATGTGGATGGGTGAGCTGATCACCGAGCGCGGCATCGGCAACGGCATGTCGCTGCTGATCTTCACCTCGATCGCGGCGCGGATCCCCGCCGAGGGCGGCAAGATCCTGCAGACGCACGGCGGTCTGGTGTTCGGCGTCGTGTGCGCCTTCGCCGTGGTGATCATTGGCACGGTCGTGTTCATCGAGCAGGCGCAGCGCCGGATCCCGGTGCAGTACGCCAAGCGCATGATCGGCCGCCGGATGTACGGCGGGACCTCGACCTACCTGCCGCTGAAGGTGAACCAGGCCGGTGTCATCCCGGTGATCTTCGGTTCCTCGCTGCTGTACCTGCCGCAGCTGCTCGGGCAGCTGGCGGGCAACCAGAACTCCTGGTGGGCCCAGTTCATCCAGACCTACATCGTCGATCCGTCCAGCTGGGTGCACATCCTGCTGTACATGGCGATGATCATCTTCTTCGCCTACTTCTACGTCTCGATCACGTTCAACCCGGAGGAACGTGCCGACGAGATGAAGAAGTTCGGCGGCTTCATCCCGGGCATCCGCCCGGGCAGGCCCACTGCCGAGTACCTGAGCTTCGTGCTCTCCAGGATCACGCTGCCCGGTTCGCTGTACCTGGGCATCATCGCGATCCTGCCGAACTTCTTCCTGGGGCTGACCGGCCAGGGCGGGAACCAGAACTTCCCGTTCGGCGGCACCGCAGTGCTGATCATGGTCAACGTGGGCTTGGACACGGTGAAGCAGATCGAGAGCCAGCTCACGCAGCGCAATTACGAGGGATTCCTCCGGTAA
- a CDS encoding adenylate kinase, whose product MVRLVLVGPPGAGKGTQAAVLGEQLAVPHISTGDLFRANIGNSTPLGQKAKSYMDAGELVPDEVTNEMVRERLAEPDAQQGFLLDGFPRTTPQADVLGDILGENGMELTAVLQFDVPEEELVKRMLERGRSDDTEDVIRRRFAVYESETAPLLEYYRDKVITVDAVGSVEEITERALQALGKQRA is encoded by the coding sequence TTGGTGCGATTGGTTCTCGTCGGCCCGCCGGGTGCGGGCAAGGGCACCCAAGCGGCCGTGCTGGGCGAACAGCTCGCCGTACCGCACATTTCCACCGGCGACCTGTTCCGGGCGAACATCGGCAACTCCACGCCGCTCGGGCAGAAGGCCAAGTCCTACATGGACGCCGGTGAGCTGGTACCCGACGAGGTCACCAACGAGATGGTGCGCGAGCGGCTGGCCGAACCGGACGCGCAGCAGGGCTTCCTGCTCGACGGGTTCCCGCGCACCACGCCGCAGGCCGACGTGCTCGGCGACATCCTCGGCGAGAACGGCATGGAACTGACCGCGGTGCTGCAGTTCGACGTGCCGGAGGAGGAACTGGTCAAGCGGATGCTCGAGCGCGGCCGCTCGGACGACACCGAGGACGTGATCCGGCGCAGGTTCGCGGTCTACGAGTCGGAGACGGCGCCGCTGCTGGAGTACTACCGGGACAAGGTCATCACGGTCGACGCCGTCGGTTCGGTCGAGGAGATCACCGAGCGCGCGCTGCAGGCGTTGGGCAAGCAGCGGGCCTGA
- the map gene encoding type I methionyl aminopeptidase, protein MFRRGKGIELKSAGEIEAMRAAGLVVARALAAVSAAAKPGVSTGELDEIAEQTIRDARAVPSFQGYHGFPASICTSLNEKVVHGIPSKSEVLAEGDLLSVDCGAILEGWHGDSAVSIGVGELSSRDRALSEATRKAMWAGLQRAEPGKHLSDISYAVQTAAQTSSAVDGVDYGIIAEYGGHGIGTEMHMEPFLPNLGKPGRGPKLRVGMALAVEPMLTLGSAVTRELDDEWTVVTFDGSRASHWEHTVAITENGPWVLTEAEDADAR, encoded by the coding sequence GTGTTTCGGCGAGGCAAGGGCATCGAGCTCAAGTCGGCGGGGGAGATCGAGGCGATGCGCGCGGCCGGGTTGGTCGTGGCCCGCGCGCTGGCCGCCGTTTCCGCGGCGGCGAAGCCGGGCGTGAGCACCGGCGAGCTCGACGAGATAGCCGAGCAGACGATCCGGGACGCCCGCGCCGTCCCGTCCTTCCAGGGCTACCACGGGTTCCCGGCGTCGATCTGCACCTCGCTGAACGAGAAGGTGGTGCACGGCATCCCGTCGAAGTCGGAGGTGCTGGCCGAAGGCGACCTGCTGTCGGTGGACTGCGGGGCGATCCTGGAAGGCTGGCACGGCGACTCGGCGGTCAGCATCGGCGTCGGCGAGCTCAGCTCCCGGGACCGGGCGCTGTCCGAGGCGACCCGCAAGGCGATGTGGGCGGGGTTGCAGCGCGCCGAGCCGGGCAAGCACCTGTCCGACATCTCCTACGCGGTGCAGACCGCGGCGCAGACCTCGTCGGCGGTGGACGGCGTCGACTACGGGATCATCGCCGAGTACGGCGGGCACGGGATCGGCACCGAGATGCACATGGAGCCGTTCCTGCCGAACCTCGGCAAGCCCGGCCGCGGCCCGAAGCTGCGGGTCGGGATGGCGCTGGCGGTGGAGCCGATGCTCACGCTGGGTTCGGCGGTGACCCGCGAACTGGACGACGAGTGGACCGTGGTGACCTTCGACGGTTCGCGCGCTTCGCACTGGGAGCACACCGTCGCGATCACCGAGAACGGCCCTTGGGTGCTCACCGAGGCCGAGGACGCCGACGCCCGCTGA
- a CDS encoding methyltransferase domain-containing protein: MSNQAKLREYRTFVTRALRQPSTVGAVLPTSEHVAKAVARVVPASGAPRVLELGPGTGALSNALHERLPAAADHFAVEIDPELVRYLRSAKPWLEVIEGDARHLTELLAATGRDQVDAVISSIPWTLLPAEQQRALLGEVAKILTPQGVFTTVTYLTTLWRANTIAFTRILEETFEEVLPRSAVWRNVPPARVYACRRPIN, translated from the coding sequence GTGAGCAACCAGGCCAAGCTGCGCGAGTACCGCACGTTCGTCACGCGCGCCTTGCGGCAGCCCAGCACCGTGGGCGCCGTGCTGCCCACCTCCGAGCACGTCGCGAAGGCCGTGGCGCGGGTCGTGCCCGCCAGCGGCGCGCCGAGAGTGCTGGAGCTGGGGCCCGGTACCGGTGCGCTGAGCAACGCGCTGCACGAGCGGCTGCCCGCCGCCGCCGATCACTTCGCGGTGGAGATCGACCCGGAACTGGTGCGCTACCTGCGAAGCGCCAAACCGTGGCTGGAGGTCATCGAGGGCGACGCGCGGCACCTCACCGAGCTGCTCGCCGCCACCGGCCGCGACCAGGTGGACGCGGTGATCAGCAGCATCCCGTGGACGCTGCTTCCCGCCGAGCAGCAACGCGCCCTGCTCGGCGAGGTCGCGAAGATCCTCACCCCGCAAGGCGTGTTCACCACGGTCACGTACCTGACGACGCTGTGGCGGGCGAACACGATCGCCTTCACGCGGATCCTGGAAGAGACCTTCGAAGAAGTGCTGCCGCGCAGCGCGGTGTGGCGCAACGTCCCGCCCGCCCGGGTCTACGCCTGCCGCCGCCCGATCAACTGA
- a CDS encoding methyltransferase domain-containing protein, with translation MTAQQDSRSSARRKPLIKPAARIGEYRTFFSSAFHNPKQVGAATPTSAAVADVVAQVVPTTGRPVVVELGPGTGSLSSGIRQRLPAEARHIGIEVVASMVEHLRVHAPWMELVHGDAGELVELLAQRGIEQVDAVITSIPWSLLEDTEQDRILRQAAEALAPHGAFTALTYVPAEHNSGGRRFRTRLADTFDEVLTHTTWRNFPPILHYICRRPLR, from the coding sequence GTGACAGCCCAGCAGGACAGCCGCTCGTCCGCCCGCAGGAAACCGCTGATCAAACCGGCCGCCCGGATCGGCGAGTACCGCACGTTCTTCAGCAGCGCTTTCCACAACCCCAAGCAGGTCGGCGCGGCCACGCCCACCTCCGCCGCGGTCGCCGATGTCGTCGCGCAGGTGGTGCCGACCACCGGGCGGCCGGTGGTGGTCGAGCTGGGTCCGGGCACCGGCTCGCTCAGCAGCGGCATCCGGCAGCGGCTGCCCGCCGAAGCGCGGCACATCGGCATCGAGGTCGTCGCCAGCATGGTCGAACACCTGCGGGTGCACGCGCCGTGGATGGAGCTGGTGCACGGCGACGCGGGCGAACTGGTCGAACTGCTGGCGCAGCGGGGCATCGAGCAGGTGGACGCGGTGATCACCAGCATTCCGTGGTCGCTGCTGGAAGACACCGAGCAGGACCGGATCCTGCGCCAAGCCGCCGAGGCGCTGGCGCCGCACGGCGCGTTCACCGCGCTCACCTACGTGCCGGCCGAGCACAACTCGGGGGGTCGGCGCTTCCGCACTCGCCTGGCCGACACCTTCGACGAGGTCCTCACGCACACCACCTGGCGCAACTTCCCCCCGATCCTGCACTACATCTGCCGCCGGCCGCTGCGCTGA
- the infA gene encoding translation initiation factor IF-1, whose amino-acid sequence MGKKDGAIEVEGRVIEPLPNAMFRVELENGHKVLAHISGKMRQHYIRILPEDRVVVELSPYDLSRGRIVYRYK is encoded by the coding sequence ATGGGCAAGAAGGACGGGGCCATTGAGGTCGAGGGTCGGGTGATCGAACCGCTACCCAACGCGATGTTCCGCGTCGAGTTGGAGAACGGGCACAAGGTCCTCGCGCACATCAGTGGCAAGATGCGACAGCACTACATCCGCATCCTGCCCGAAGACCGGGTCGTCGTGGAGCTCTCGCCCTACGACCTCTCCCGTGGGCGCATCGTCTACCGCTACAAGTGA
- the rpmJ gene encoding 50S ribosomal protein L36, with the protein MKVQPSVKKICDKCQIIRRHGRVLVICDNQRHKQRQG; encoded by the coding sequence GTGAAGGTCCAGCCGAGTGTGAAGAAGATCTGCGACAAGTGCCAGATCATCCGCCGTCACGGGCGGGTGCTGGTGATTTGCGACAACCAGCGCCACAAGCAGCGCCAGGGCTGA
- the rpsM gene encoding 30S ribosomal protein S13: MARISGVDLPRDKRMEIALTYIFGVGRSRSQEILKATDVPFDVRAKDLDDDQLARLREHIENNYRVEGDLRREVAADIRRKIEIGCYEGTRHRRHLPLNGQRTKTNARTRKGPKKTVAGKKKAGKK; the protein is encoded by the coding sequence ATGGCACGGATCAGCGGTGTCGACCTCCCGCGCGACAAGCGCATGGAGATCGCGCTGACTTACATCTTCGGGGTCGGCCGCAGCCGGTCCCAGGAGATCCTGAAGGCGACGGACGTCCCGTTCGACGTCCGGGCGAAGGACCTCGACGACGATCAGCTCGCGCGGCTGCGCGAGCACATCGAGAACAACTACCGGGTCGAGGGTGACCTGCGCCGCGAGGTCGCGGCCGACATCCGCCGGAAGATCGAAATCGGCTGCTACGAGGGCACGCGGCACCGCCGCCACCTGCCGTTGAACGGGCAGCGGACGAAGACCAACGCCCGCACCCGCAAGGGGCCGAAGAAGACGGTCGCCGGCAAGAAGAAGGCCGGGAAGAAGTAA
- the rpsK gene encoding 30S ribosomal protein S11 — MPPKSRAGAVKKVRRKEKKNVAHGQAHIKSTFNNTIVSVTDPTGAVISWASAGHVGFKGSRKSTPYAAQMAAENAARKAAEHGMKKVDVFVKGPGSGRETAIRSLQAAGLEVGTIQDVTPQPHNGCRPPKRRRV, encoded by the coding sequence ATGCCACCCAAGTCTCGCGCCGGCGCCGTCAAGAAGGTGCGGCGCAAGGAAAAGAAGAATGTTGCGCACGGACAGGCGCACATCAAGAGCACCTTCAACAACACCATCGTGTCGGTCACGGACCCGACCGGTGCGGTGATCAGCTGGGCCTCCGCGGGCCACGTCGGGTTCAAGGGCTCCCGCAAGTCCACCCCGTACGCCGCGCAGATGGCCGCGGAGAACGCCGCCCGCAAGGCCGCCGAGCACGGCATGAAGAAGGTCGACGTGTTCGTCAAGGGCCCCGGTTCCGGCCGGGAGACGGCGATCCGCTCGCTGCAGGCCGCCGGCCTCGAGGTCGGCACGATCCAGGACGTGACCCCGCAGCCGCACAACGGCTGCCGGCCGCCCAAGCGGCGCCGGGTCTGA
- the rpsD gene encoding 30S ribosomal protein S4, with the protein MARYTGPATRKSRRLKVDLVGGDQAFERRPYPPGQHGRARIKETEYLLQLQEKQKARYTYGVLERQFRSYYEEANRRSGRTGENLLQLLESRLDNVIYRSGLARTRRMARQLVNHSHFLVNGQNVNIPSFQVSKFDIIDVRPKSLGMTPFIIAKETLGERPVPGWLQVVPSNLRILVHQLPERAQIDTPVTEQLIVEFYSK; encoded by the coding sequence ATGGCACGTTACACCGGTCCCGCGACCCGTAAGTCCCGCCGGTTGAAGGTCGATCTCGTCGGCGGTGACCAGGCGTTCGAGCGCCGTCCGTACCCGCCGGGCCAGCACGGCCGCGCGCGGATCAAGGAAACCGAGTACCTGCTGCAGCTGCAGGAGAAGCAGAAGGCCCGCTACACCTACGGCGTGCTGGAGCGGCAGTTCCGCTCCTACTACGAGGAGGCCAACCGGCGCTCCGGCCGTACCGGCGAGAACCTGCTGCAGCTGCTGGAGTCCCGGCTGGACAACGTCATCTACCGGTCGGGCCTGGCCCGCACCCGGCGGATGGCCCGCCAGCTGGTCAACCACAGCCACTTCCTGGTCAACGGCCAGAACGTGAACATCCCCAGCTTCCAGGTGTCCAAGTTCGACATCATCGACGTGCGGCCGAAGTCGCTGGGCATGACGCCGTTCATCATCGCCAAGGAGACCCTGGGCGAGCGGCCGGTTCCGGGTTGGCTGCAGGTCGTGCCGTCGAACCTGCGGATCCTGGTGCACCAGCTCCCGGAGCGCGCGCAGATCGACACCCCGGTCACCGAGCAGCTCATCGTCGAGTTCTACTCGAAGTGA
- a CDS encoding DNA-directed RNA polymerase subunit alpha, translating to MLISQRPSLAEEAVTETRSRFTIEPLEPGFGYTLGNSLRRTLLSSIPGAAVTSLRIDGVLHEFTTIPGVKEDVTDVILNLKELVTSSEEDEPVTMYLRKQGPGEVTAADIVPPAGVTVHNPDLHIATLNGKGKLEIELVVERGRGYVPAVQNKQTGAEIGRIPVDSIYSPVLKVTYKVEATRVEQRTDFDKLILDVETKPSITPRDAVASAGRTLVELFGLARELNVDAEGIEIGPSPAEADTIAAYAMPIEDLDLTVRSYNCLKREGIHTVGELVSRSEADLLDIRNFGAKSIDEVKLKLVGLGLSLKDSPPGFDPTAAAAEYPSEGWAAGDDTPLGSLSVAEDGDYDDGQDYAETEQL from the coding sequence GTGCTCATCTCCCAGCGACCCTCACTGGCCGAAGAGGCCGTGACCGAGACCCGCTCCCGGTTCACCATCGAACCGCTGGAGCCCGGGTTCGGCTACACCCTCGGCAACTCGCTGCGCCGGACGTTGCTGTCCTCCATTCCCGGCGCGGCGGTCACCAGCCTGCGCATCGACGGTGTGCTGCACGAGTTCACCACGATTCCGGGCGTGAAGGAGGACGTCACCGACGTCATCCTGAACCTCAAGGAGCTCGTCACGAGCTCCGAGGAGGACGAGCCGGTGACCATGTACCTGCGCAAGCAGGGCCCGGGTGAGGTCACCGCGGCGGACATCGTGCCGCCGGCCGGGGTGACCGTGCACAACCCGGATCTGCACATCGCCACGCTCAACGGCAAGGGCAAGCTGGAGATCGAGCTCGTCGTCGAGCGCGGTCGCGGCTACGTCCCTGCGGTGCAGAACAAGCAGACCGGCGCGGAGATCGGCCGCATCCCGGTGGACTCGATCTACTCGCCGGTGCTGAAGGTGACCTACAAGGTCGAGGCCACCCGCGTCGAGCAGCGCACCGACTTCGACAAGCTGATCCTGGACGTCGAGACCAAGCCGTCGATCACCCCGCGGGACGCGGTGGCTTCGGCCGGTCGGACCCTGGTTGAGCTGTTCGGGCTGGCGCGCGAGCTCAACGTGGACGCCGAGGGCATCGAGATCGGGCCGTCGCCCGCGGAGGCCGACACCATCGCGGCCTACGCGATGCCGATCGAGGACCTGGACCTGACGGTGCGCTCCTACAACTGCCTCAAGCGGGAGGGCATCCACACCGTCGGCGAGCTGGTTTCGCGCAGCGAGGCGGACCTGCTGGACATCCGCAACTTCGGTGCGAAGTCCATCGACGAGGTCAAGCTGAAGCTGGTCGGTCTGGGCCTGTCGCTCAAGGACAGCCCGCCCGGGTTCGACCCGACGGCCGCGGCCGCCGAGTACCCCTCGGAAGGCTGGGCCGCAGGCGACGACACCCCGCTGGGTTCCTTGTCGGTTGCCGAGGACGGCGACTACGACGACGGCCAGGACTACGCGGAGACAGAGCAGCTGTAG
- the rplQ gene encoding 50S ribosomal protein L17 — MPTPTKGARLGGSPSHERLMLANLATSLFEHGKITTTEAKAKRLRPLAERLITKAKKGDLHNRREVMKTIRDKDVVHKLFDEIGPHFADRPGGYTRIIKAMPRRGDSAKMAVIALVTEKTVTSEAEAARGTKFAKDAAPAEQITEATPAEEKGGAADAEAVESTESAEETEKKDES, encoded by the coding sequence ATGCCCACCCCCACCAAGGGAGCGCGTCTCGGCGGGTCGCCGTCGCACGAGCGGCTGATGCTGGCCAACCTGGCCACTTCGCTGTTCGAGCACGGGAAGATCACCACGACCGAGGCCAAGGCGAAGCGGCTGCGGCCGCTGGCCGAGCGTCTGATCACCAAGGCGAAAAAGGGCGATCTGCACAACCGTCGCGAGGTCATGAAGACCATCCGCGACAAGGACGTGGTGCACAAGCTGTTCGACGAGATCGGCCCGCACTTCGCGGACCGGCCGGGCGGCTACACCCGGATCATCAAGGCGATGCCGCGCCGCGGTGACAGCGCCAAGATGGCCGTGATCGCGCTGGTGACGGAGAAGACCGTCACGTCCGAGGCGGAGGCCGCGCGCGGCACCAAGTTCGCCAAGGACGCCGCCCCTGCCGAGCAGATCACCGAGGCCACGCCGGCCGAGGAGAAGGGCGGTGCCGCGGACGCCGAGGCCGTCGAGTCCACCGAGTCGGCCGAGGAGACCGAGAAGAAGGACGAGTCCTGA